A window of bacterium contains these coding sequences:
- a CDS encoding chemotaxis protein CheW produces MTLRYRQFYKPEEKEPGKKQLPDTGTDKGDKETPPPVTPPVDSNTADRPVPMQESIAVLEREVRVKDFSERSFAVFTVGKEWYAVDLDATLEILHSFDVVAVPHLPEIFSGVTNLRGESVPVVDLKKLMGAQQAPDSINVCLIMLFGSTKIGFLIDSEVEIVNAAQGKFYPLPDCFTKDEARFLEAVFWMNDRFIGLLKPGQALEVLTKWEPPEDTQHAESAGKIDAPGG; encoded by the coding sequence ATGACTTTGCGGTACCGGCAGTTTTATAAACCAGAAGAAAAAGAACCGGGCAAAAAACAATTGCCGGATACTGGTACTGATAAAGGCGACAAGGAAACACCGCCCCCGGTAACGCCGCCGGTAGACTCGAACACCGCAGACCGACCGGTGCCGATGCAGGAATCGATCGCGGTCCTGGAACGGGAAGTACGGGTAAAAGATTTCTCGGAGCGCAGTTTCGCGGTATTCACCGTCGGGAAGGAATGGTATGCCGTGGACCTGGACGCGACCCTGGAGATCCTGCATAGTTTCGATGTGGTCGCGGTCCCGCATCTGCCTGAAATATTCAGCGGCGTCACTAACCTTCGCGGCGAATCAGTCCCCGTTGTAGACCTTAAGAAATTGATGGGTGCACAGCAGGCACCGGATAGTATCAACGTCTGCCTGATCATGCTTTTTGGATCGACAAAGATCGGTTTTCTGATCGATTCCGAGGTGGAGATCGTCAATGCCGCACAGGGTAAGTTCTATCCTCTACCCGATTGCTTCACCAAGGACGAAGCGCGATTCCTGGAGGCGGTTTTCTGGATGAACGACCGCTTCATCGGGTTGCTCAAACCGGGACAAGCCCTGGAAGTGCTGACGAAGTGGGAACCTCCCGAAGACACTCAGCACGCGGAAAGCGCGGGCAAAATTGATGCGCCGGGGGGTTGA
- a CDS encoding AAA family ATPase, whose protein sequence is MSVNVEEYWGVIEKPFLNTPDTKYIFESDDFVEAMGRVLYNLEEVRGGITMIVGEIGCGKTILVHALLEKLPKTRFLTLRLINPTLSPNQLLAAMASGFGVENVPRYRSRLLLALSGLLVEKNQAGIMPVLLIDEAQAMPTKVLEEIRLLLNFEDAKKKMLQIVLFGQPELKKRIKDIEQLNQRINIRYHLKGLNEQETVAYIKHRLSIALAKREIFSKPALKLVFSYSRGIPRLINTIATNSMYAGCMMNKTIVDEEVVEEVYKDIGD, encoded by the coding sequence ATGAGCGTGAACGTCGAAGAATACTGGGGCGTTATCGAAAAACCATTTCTAAACACACCGGACACAAAATATATCTTTGAATCGGACGATTTCGTCGAAGCCATGGGCCGGGTTCTTTATAATCTTGAGGAGGTTCGCGGCGGAATAACGATGATCGTCGGCGAGATCGGCTGCGGCAAGACAATTCTCGTCCATGCGCTCCTTGAAAAGCTGCCCAAGACGCGATTTCTGACCCTGCGGTTGATCAACCCCACGCTGTCGCCTAATCAGCTCCTGGCTGCGATGGCATCCGGATTCGGGGTCGAAAATGTGCCGCGCTACCGCAGCCGGCTGCTACTTGCATTATCCGGACTGCTCGTTGAGAAGAACCAGGCCGGGATCATGCCGGTCCTGTTGATCGACGAAGCACAGGCGATGCCGACCAAAGTCCTCGAAGAGATACGATTACTGCTTAATTTCGAGGATGCCAAGAAAAAAATGCTGCAGATCGTGCTTTTCGGCCAACCGGAACTGAAAAAACGGATCAAGGACATCGAACAGTTGAACCAGCGTATCAATATTCGTTATCATCTTAAAGGATTGAACGAACAAGAAACGGTCGCATATATTAAACACCGCTTGTCCATCGCCTTGGCCAAACGCGAGATTTTCTCCAAACCGGCATTGAAGCTGGTGTTTTCGTATTCCCGCGGGATCCCGCGGCTGATCAATACGATCGCCACCAATTCGATGTATGCCGGCTGCATGATGAACAAGACCATTGTTGACGAGGAAGTGGTTGAGGAAGTTTATAAGGATATCGGTGACTGA
- a CDS encoding chemotaxis protein CheW, translating into MKYLLKYTVGGIGLATPIDEVKEIVRPKAIEKQETGAKYIMGYFNLRDEKVYLYDLPAFLGISADSVFEVIIANIEGSSIGFKVTRVHGIINTEQLMPFPEIVRVKDYFRGVVRDNGSFLQVLSFKKLMTGSRLTSIRKLLKQ; encoded by the coding sequence GTGAAATATCTTCTTAAATATACGGTGGGCGGGATCGGATTAGCGACGCCGATCGACGAGGTCAAGGAGATCGTCAGGCCCAAGGCCATAGAGAAGCAGGAGACCGGTGCCAAATATATTATGGGATATTTCAACCTGCGCGACGAAAAAGTGTATTTATACGACCTGCCCGCGTTCCTGGGTATCAGCGCGGACAGCGTTTTCGAGGTAATAATCGCCAACATCGAAGGCAGTAGTATCGGTTTTAAAGTCACCCGGGTGCATGGCATAATAAATACCGAGCAGCTCATGCCTTTCCCGGAGATCGTGAGGGTTAAGGATTATTTCCGCGGCGTGGTCAGGGATAACGGCTCGTTTTTGCAGGTCCTGTCGTTCAAGAAGCTCATGACCGGCTCGCGTCTAACGTCGATCCGCAAATTATTGAAACAGTAA
- a CDS encoding methyl-accepting chemotaxis protein, with the protein MKREKIICAVLSFILEVLLLLVMTRSMALDGKFYVYYGVTLFLVLFYNVFLGQGDTLPVFLSIIFFSTLFATVAAGVLVGVLTGSLAWLFLYGFLVGVLVAVIIYHLKHLVFTVDTDKGFDLPVELALTFFSLCAYCAIAYIPLKINEAVITVVGMLVVSFVAGMMIAMPLKKSLRLLNDAVAKGTDPKDWPAVHTSLVRDFFTNLKKALTDVKGSYHEIGTLGGNIKTSSEDLSSASEEMNASLEEVSSTIQHIAKGAQEQSESITAIAHAIEELNNLTTSISSQVKMASVSSRRTTDSAKQGMGFSTKVAKNLKEIFDQTKSIEKKMTELRDQATEIKKVLDIIGSIAEQTDLLALNAAIEAARVGEQGRGFAVVADEIRNLANETQRSSSTVENLISEINKSSQELNNLLDLERDKITDANDLATQTEEEFTGISKAVELVTDMIMRINEAASNQAANTKELVKQVEQVAQVAGDTAAASEQVSAAVEQQTASMEEFTSTAQVLASVVTKLEGLVKQKKEQDK; encoded by the coding sequence ATGAAAAGGGAAAAAATCATCTGCGCAGTGCTCAGCTTTATTTTAGAGGTCCTGCTGCTGCTGGTAATGACAAGATCGATGGCATTGGACGGTAAGTTCTATGTTTATTATGGTGTCACGCTGTTCCTCGTACTGTTTTATAATGTGTTTCTCGGCCAGGGGGATACCCTGCCTGTATTTTTATCGATCATTTTTTTCAGCACGCTCTTTGCGACGGTCGCGGCCGGCGTCCTGGTCGGCGTCCTTACCGGAAGTCTTGCCTGGTTGTTCCTATACGGCTTCCTGGTCGGCGTGCTGGTTGCCGTCATCATTTACCATTTAAAACATCTGGTTTTCACGGTAGATACGGACAAGGGATTTGACCTGCCGGTAGAACTGGCTTTGACCTTTTTCTCATTGTGCGCCTATTGCGCTATCGCGTATATTCCCCTCAAGATCAATGAGGCCGTCATCACCGTGGTGGGCATGCTCGTGGTATCGTTCGTTGCCGGGATGATGATCGCGATGCCGCTCAAAAAGTCGCTCAGATTACTGAACGATGCCGTTGCCAAGGGGACAGATCCCAAGGATTGGCCGGCGGTGCATACATCGCTCGTCCGCGACTTTTTCACCAACTTAAAGAAAGCCCTGACCGACGTCAAGGGTTCGTACCATGAGATCGGTACCCTGGGCGGTAACATCAAGACTTCGTCCGAGGACCTTTCATCCGCCTCCGAAGAAATGAACGCGTCGCTGGAGGAAGTTTCGTCCACGATCCAGCATATCGCCAAGGGCGCGCAGGAACAATCTGAATCCATAACCGCCATCGCGCACGCCATCGAAGAACTGAACAATCTGACGACATCGATATCATCGCAGGTGAAGATGGCTTCGGTTTCGTCGCGCCGGACGACCGATTCGGCCAAGCAGGGCATGGGTTTCTCGACCAAGGTCGCGAAGAACTTGAAAGAAATATTCGACCAGACAAAATCCATTGAGAAGAAAATGACCGAACTCCGGGACCAGGCCACGGAGATCAAAAAGGTGCTGGATATCATCGGCAGTATTGCCGAACAGACGGACCTGCTGGCGCTTAACGCAGCGATCGAAGCAGCGCGCGTAGGCGAACAGGGTAGAGGGTTTGCCGTGGTCGCCGATGAGATCAGGAATCTTGCCAACGAGACCCAGCGGTCGTCATCGACCGTGGAGAACCTGATCTCGGAGATCAATAAGTCATCGCAGGAGCTAAATAACCTCCTGGATCTGGAACGCGATAAGATCACCGATGCCAATGACCTGGCGACGCAGACCGAAGAGGAGTTTACGGGTATTTCAAAAGCGGTCGAACTTGTGACAGACATGATCATGCGTATCAATGAAGCAGCTTCCAATCAGGCTGCGAATACTAAAGAGCTCGTGAAACAGGTGGAACAGGTGGCCCAGGTCGCCGGTGATACGGCCGCGGCATCGGAGCAGGTGTCGGCGGCGGTCGAGCAGCAAACCGCGTCCATGGAGGAGTTCACTTCGACCGCGCAGGTGCTGGCATCGGTCGTGACCAAGCTGGAAGGGCTTGTCAAGCAAAAGAAGGAACAGGACAAGTGA
- a CDS encoding T9SS type A sorting domain-containing protein — protein sequence MKKYAVLCSIILCATVLWATVPDADVINPLQDVVQKTPVSNETYKPAGTRAPGDVIYELDVQLICNDNQLLGIEWDGECFYITGGATATDPNKVYVVDTLGTLIHTYDQPGYSTGWGWRDLAWDGVNGPGGGVMDTLYGSVDGNVAKFSLDGAALTYYGGFAGPQNPNRALGYDNDQEVFFTANFASDCYMFNKTSSNLMNVANTLNMYGCAYDSDSNWVWWHSQDPAGGTFADQLTQMDPATMAFTGLTYAPSNFTLITAGIAGGLCYGSNFRNSDVLFLLVQGTPDDIVAAVYLRDHGVPGVEEGQKQVAGEFGFVNAATMLSRGNRVISYQLPSASPVSLTVYDIAGSRVATLVESHQQTGLNTATWNTSNLTPGVYFLRLSANGKSESAKVIIGR from the coding sequence ATGAAAAAATATGCAGTACTGTGCAGTATTATTCTTTGCGCGACGGTCCTCTGGGCCACGGTGCCGGATGCCGACGTGATCAACCCGCTGCAGGATGTAGTGCAGAAAACGCCGGTGAGCAACGAAACTTACAAACCGGCCGGGACCCGCGCTCCGGGCGACGTGATATATGAACTCGACGTGCAGCTAATATGTAATGACAATCAGCTGCTGGGGATCGAATGGGATGGCGAGTGCTTCTATATTACCGGTGGAGCGACCGCCACCGATCCCAATAAAGTCTACGTCGTGGACACTCTGGGCACGCTCATCCATACTTATGACCAGCCTGGTTATTCCACGGGCTGGGGCTGGCGTGATCTGGCCTGGGACGGCGTGAATGGTCCGGGCGGTGGTGTCATGGATACGCTGTACGGCAGCGTGGACGGAAATGTCGCCAAGTTCAGTCTTGATGGCGCTGCGCTTACCTATTACGGCGGTTTTGCCGGACCGCAGAACCCGAATCGCGCCCTGGGATACGACAATGATCAGGAAGTATTCTTCACCGCCAATTTTGCTAGCGACTGCTATATGTTCAACAAGACCTCCTCGAATCTCATGAACGTAGCGAACACGCTGAACATGTACGGCTGCGCTTATGATTCAGATTCGAACTGGGTCTGGTGGCACAGTCAGGATCCGGCCGGAGGAACATTCGCCGACCAGCTTACCCAGATGGATCCCGCAACCATGGCATTCACCGGCCTTACCTATGCCCCGTCCAACTTCACGTTGATCACTGCGGGCATCGCCGGCGGTCTGTGTTATGGTTCCAACTTCCGAAATTCCGACGTGCTGTTTCTGCTGGTTCAGGGAACGCCGGATGACATCGTTGCGGCAGTCTATCTCAGGGATCATGGCGTGCCGGGTGTCGAGGAAGGACAGAAGCAGGTTGCCGGCGAGTTCGGTTTTGTTAACGCCGCCACTATGCTTAGCAGAGGCAACCGCGTCATATCATACCAGTTGCCGTCTGCCAGTCCAGTATCATTGACGGTTTATGATATTGCAGGTTCACGCGTAGCGACGCTGGTCGAATCGCACCAGCAAACGGGTTTGAACACCGCGACCTGGAACACAAGCAACCTGACGCCGGGCGTTTATTTTCTCCGCCTGTCAGCTAACGGCAAAAGCGAATCAGCGAAGGTCATAATCGGCAGGTAA